In Glandiceps talaboti chromosome 4, keGlaTala1.1, whole genome shotgun sequence, a single window of DNA contains:
- the LOC144434212 gene encoding uncharacterized protein LOC144434212, whose protein sequence is MSSNIKDSVPYDPCLKEVRRTNSTDTQVRLKNEDSAEIGEPDLPGTSFSEVTTIKEGTEQDDQLGSQKEKNLTEASKGKHLQIGQRSRSPSPSLQQKTEKEDNNANMATEVVPTRVEPETSKVGKEKEQADVKREATVVEQNHSDPSQQEAKMHDKRLDEIVATVTGFFERVQCGSNKLEKQLLSAVDTIEKYHKKHFEQSEQNHIAIFDLKKELHRIVQENQKERNDILKNQEEIKVAVNTVIQLLMTVRAEQKHLIEMQKKHENEVSRDTSEFKASILNLLLKETADREEERKRKAEQVEDTRKFQHWLEEKFSELNDHLSADREEERKRKAEQDEDTRKFQQRVEEKFSELNDHLSADREEERKRKAEQVEDTRKFQQQLLAINQELNSQKQERVEENAHIHNRLTLHHSELTDRVDSLRREIGRRDEPADEECFNSIQVVQNEYPVPSTGSCIMLSIESMQADLLGRDDDDDDDDGSPGSDLQGRDGDGSPGRDLQGRDDDDGSPGRDLQGRDGDGSPGRDLRGRDDDDGSPGRDLQGRDGDGSPGRDLQGRDGDASPGRDLQGRDGDGSPGRDLRGRDDDDGSPGRDLQGRDGDGSPGRDLRGRDGDSSAGRDLRGRDGDGSPGSDPELYGQSPVQTLAYGIASTIQVLPGGEFNLVGHEEPMTRDEYFEMKANPHPRVRHAVRIFLHGCRNLMDALMELIQRNQSNQTQLYENLLSIACSSRIELARGCIILHAYPKSVKDARKLHARLVNGRAACELRKLLLTEEVMKQSQVEDAILDIVAVQQDLIDVIQELQSMEDTPTSVDEKEKVDCEASDTHHNVDEPVTLSDMCTFTGDKSDTADIIDLENIQDTLKLHNTLPKRSHTDLENVHLLTLHDSLPRRTGTVRLKISTTNTGDDSQLKALYHHIKDSVVSFTQKLQCQVDDVRWGCIILDLKINNAAEIQKLLARFNSGELLQIIKEIAKPVIGNTDSIQVGLIEGDVTAVLKDIGHSTGPSSEDSESANDVSSQVDISQLMSDTPTDSFTITGWPPQPVDVFVGYDSTLDKMYHAYKACKQDILEDVSKETLIHVLTGVAGIGKTEVAIQYAYRYHRDYPSGLYWINAATMTALDHGFSTMLQELDLEVTIDNDNMCLTADQTKCQILQWLESHPGWLLILDDVTNFELVKHYFPVLPSKGHIIITTRLMDFKKMVSVKAEELPIGPLSNAAAMKMLLCTQGISPKEVYLTLRRMEEEDGQNYVAFKQFSADLHGQPLSIMMAGSFTRKNLAKEENKTLYQHFWSQPITVQLRQLKNYNQYLGNLDDKLMCTVSDLQTDSDVVDLEKEDVETSVCIQIASHHFTSAWKLISNQLESRTDGPAAMELLQLMSYLSPTISKSLLISTSQQLKSSHLKKAMLAADPHIDSSHQDERPVEMKLSHLVTILCEHHLAMKSYGTTSFTVPRIIQDIIRQKLERKMIRRITAVNDAIQVLRANFPTISDMVGMTSPLASTQQEVIVHTSILHTHLTKSFVEEAKVEMEDPTSLLNDVGYYLRMMAKQPQAAVPIFETALHIAEVLLTLKPEREHHRKLSEAHYNLGSAYFDVSRVKDALREQEKGKELLRLSGVYDISQDEKDLFTAIQNQDEDNILELLPGIININAVSAEGLTFLHQAAIYNVSSFIRHVQNYHNISLLIGSVVECKESEFFNMKAIDISRKSFSEKLQVAIQIEESFSELHKVARQGGVEKLRELVQNMGNVDVLAHCDLTPLHVACGVGSLGIVKLLIQKGADVRRETSDAVTVLQKAVMYNHVEVVEYLLSRSEVRELIRHQDQKLNTVLHIAVKLNKGSQLVQLLVDEGACINAPNAKGYTPVHVAVKSHRVENLKVLLQNNPDIQTRDGKHWQAIHYAAESGHVDIIKVLLNHASRHHRVEEIANANCVLDCSDSVCLVKGKQNSKEVWHYVRVDVSKQPLFFNSWKRKTPLDVADFGKVLKSGWGSNPGPGVFQSIKKEYEEGDLDKIKQVTPLHLAARNAHIEAIKVLVREGGALVSAEDDRQQTPVHMAVLSGKLSAVKTLVEDLGADPNTEDSEGNTPEYLAKFNQLDDIECWFREYKARQSTSPDESSEHGGRKDCSQQGETDVKAVYEGAASVPTTNKDTKIDLSNNTPCSESETCDIYTCDQDHNDTEKCVTKGSQGELNVIYSTCYEEAIASTSEEMVGQMNKLVENKFPPFKFFHV, encoded by the exons ATGtccagtaatataaaagacAGTGTCCCCTATGACCCATGTCTGAAGGAAGTCAGACGCACAAACTCAACCGACACTCAAGTTCGACTTAAAAATGAAGATTCTGCTGAAATTGGTGAGCCTGACTTACCTGGTACTTCCTTCTCAGAAGTTACAACTATAAAGGAAGGTACAGAACAAGATGATCAACTTGGTAGTCAGAAAGAAAAGAATCTTACTGAAGCATCTAAAG GAAAGCATTTGCAGATTGGACAGAGAAGTAGGTCTCCATCACCATCACTGcaacaaaaaacagaaaaagaagACAACAATGCCAATATGGCAACAGAAGTGGTCCCCACTCGAGTTGAACCAGAAACATCGAAAGTGGGAAAGGAAAAAGAACAAGCCGATGTAAAGAGAGAGGCTACAGTGGTTGAACAAAACCACAGTGATCCATCACAACAAGAGGCTAAAATGCATGATAAAAGGTTGGATGAAATAGTGGCTACGGTTACTGGGTTTTTTGAAAGAGTTCAGTGTGGTTCCAACAAGTTGGAAAAACAGCTTCTCAGTGCAGTAGATACAATAGAAAAATACCACAAGAAACACTTTGAACAAAGCGAACAAAATCACATTGCAATTTTTGATTTGAAGAAGGAACTGCATCGAATAGTACAAGAAAatcagaaagaaagaaatgacaTTCTTAAGAATCAAGAAGAGATAAAGGTTGCTGTGAACACTGTAATTCAACTCTTGATGACTGTGCGTGCAGAACAAAAACATCTGATAGAAATGCAGAAAAAACACGAGAATGAAGTGTCACGAGACACATCAGAATTCAAAGCCAGTATATTAAATCTTCTACTCAAAGAAACTGCTGACAGAGAAGAAGAGAGGAAAAGAAAAGCAGAACAAGTTGAAGACACCAGAAAGTTCCAGCACTGGTTAGAAGAAAAGTTTAGTGAATTGAATGATCATCTCTCTGCTGACAGAGAAGAAGAGAGGAAAAGAAAAGCAGAACAAGATGAAGACACCAGAAAGTTCCAGCAACGGGTAGAAGAAAAATTTAGTGAATTGAATGATCATCTCTCTGCTGACAGAGAAGAAGAGAGGAAAAGAAAAGCAGAACAAGTTGAAGACACCAGAAAGTTCCAGCAACAGCTCTTGGCTATAAATCAGGAACTCAATTCACAGAAACAGGAACGTGTTGAAGAGAATGCACACATTCATAATAGACTAACATTACATCACAGTGAATTGACAGACAGGGTGGATAGTTTGAGAAGGGAAATCGGGAGGAGGGACGAACCTGCGGATGAGGAATGTTTCAACTCAATACAGGTTGTGCAAAATGAGTACCCAGTTCCAAGTACAG GGTCTTGTATAATGTTGTCTATTGAGTCCATGCAAGCAGACTTACTTGGTAgagatgatgacgatgatgatgatgatgggagTCCAGGGAGTGACTTGCAGGGCAGAGATGGTGATGGTAGTCCAGGAAGAGACTTACAGGGcagagatgatgatgatggaagtCCAGGAAGAGACTTGCAGGGCAGAGATGGTGATGGTAGTCCAGGAAGAGACTTACGGGGcagagatgatgatgatggaagtCCAGGAAGAGACTTGCAGGGCAGAGATGGTGATGGTAGTCCAGGTAGAGACTTGCAGGGCAGAGATGGTGATGCTAGTCCAGGAAGAGACTTACAGGGCAGAGATGGTGACGGTAGTCCAGGTAGAGACTTACGGGGcagagatgatgatgatggtagtcCAGGAAGAGACTTACAGGGCAGAGATGGTGACGGTAGTCCAGGTAGAGACTTACGGGGCAGAGATGGTGACAGTAGTGCAGGTAGAGACTTACGGGGCAGAGATGGTGACGGTAGTCCAGGAAGTGACCCTGAACTCTATGGCCAGTCACCAGTACAAACACTGGCTTATGGCATTGCTAGCACCATTCAAGTTTTACCAGGTGGAGAGTTTAATTTAG TTGGCCATGAAGAACCTATGACAAGAGATGAATACTTTGAAATGAAAGCAAACCCTCATCCAAGGGTTAGACATGCAG TGAGGATCTTTCTGCATGGTTGCCGTAATCTAATGGATGCATTAATGGAACTAATACAGCGCAACCAAAGTAATCAGACACAGTTATATGAAAACCTTCTGTCTATTGCATGCAGCAGTAGAATTGAGCTTGCAAGGGGCTGTATTATTTTACATGCATACCCCAAGAGTGTGAAGGATGCCAGGAAACTTCATGCCAGGCTGGTCAATGGGAGAGCTGCCTGTGAATTGAGGAAATTACTGTTGACAGAAGAAGTGATGAAACAAAGTCAAGTAGAAGATGCAATCCTTGACATTGTAGCTGTTCAACAGGATTTAATAGATGTGATACAGGAATTACAAA GCATGGAAGACACACCTACGTCTGttgatgaaaaagaaaaagtgGATTGTGAAGCTTCTGACACACACCATAATGTTGATGAACCAGTTACACTTTCTgacatgtgtacatttacagGTGATAAATCAGACACTGCTGATATAATAG ATCTAGAAAACATACAAGATACCTTGAAGTTACACAATACACTTCCTAAAAGATCACATACag ATTTGGAGAATGTACATTTGTTGACGTTGCACGATTCTCTTCCTAGAAGAACAGGAACAG TTAGACTAAAGATCAGTACTACAAACACTGGAGATGATTCACAACTGAAAGCATTGTACCATCACATCAAAGATAGTGTAGTTAGTTTCACTCAAAAACTACAGTGTCAGGTAGACGACGTACGCTGGGGATGCATCATCTTGGACTTGAAGATAAACAATGCTGCAGAAATACAGAAGTTGTTGGCAAGATTTAACAGTGGAGAGTTACTGCAAATCATTAAAGAAATTGCCAAACCAGTGATTGGTAACACAGATTCCATACAAGTGGGGCTTATTGAAGGTGATGTTACAGCTGTGCTCAAAGACATTG GTCACAGTACAGGACCAAGTAGTGAAGACTCTGAATCAGCTAATGATGTGTCTTCTCAAGTTGATATATCACAGTTAATGAGTGATACACCAACAGACTCTTTCACAATCACAG GATGGCCGCCACAACCAGTTGATGTATTTGTTGGTTATGATAGTACTCTTGACAAAATGTACCATGCATACAAAGCATGTAAACAAGATATTTTAGAAGACGTATCCAAGGAAACGCtgatacat GTCCTTACTGGTGTTGCAGGCATTGGTAAAACTGAGGTAGCTATCCAGTATGCCTACAGATATCACAGAGACTATCCATCAGGACTGTACTGGATAAATGCTGCCACAATGACTGCATTGGACCATGGATTTAGTACAATG TTGCAAGAGTTGGATCTTGAAGTGACCATTGAtaatgacaacatgtgtctaaCAGCTGACCAAACCAAGTGTCAAATACTACAGTGGTTAGAATCACATCCAGGCTGGCTGCTTATCTTGGATGATGTCACCAACTTTGAACTCGTCAAACACTACTTTCCAGTATTGCCCAGTAAAGGtcacatcatcatcactacACGACTGATGGATTTCAAAAAGATGGTGTCTGTGAAGGCGGAAGAATTACCCATCGGTCCACTCAGCAACGCTGCAGCCATGAAGATGTTGCTGTGCACTCAAGGTATATCACCCAAAGAAGTGTACTTGACTTTGAGAAGGATGGAAGAAGAGGATGGACAAAACTACGTGGCTTTTAAACAGTTCTCAGCTGATCTACATGGCCAACCACTATCCATTATGATGGCTGGTTCCTTTACGAGGAAAAACCTAGCCAAGGAAGAAAACAAGACTCTGTATCAACATTTCTGGTCTCAACCAATCACAGTGCAGCTCAGACAATTGAAGAATTACAACCAGTATTTGGGTAATCTTGATGACAAACTGATGTGCACAGTGAGTGACCTTCAAACTGACAGTGATGTCGTTGATCTTGAGAAAGAAGATGTTGAGACCAGTGTATGTATCCAAATCGCATCACATCATTTCACAAGTGCATGGAAACTTATCTCAAATCAACTAGAGAGTAGAACAGATGGACCTGCAGCAATGGAATTGTTGCAACTAATGTCTTACCTGTCGCCAACTATCTCAAAATCTCTTCTCATCAGTACAAGCCAGCAGTTGAAGTCTAGTCATCTCAAGAAAGCCATGCTAGCAGCTGATCCTCACATTGACAGTAGCCACCAAGATGAACGACCTGTTGAGATGAAACTGTCACACTTAGTAACCATTCTCTGTGAACATCATCTTGCCATGAAGTCTTATGGTACCACCTCATTTACAGTCCCACGGATCATACAGGATATCATAAGACAGAAGCTGGAAAGAAAGATGATAAGAAGAATCACAGCTGTTAATGATGCCATACAAGTATTGAGAGCTAACTTTCCTACCATATCAGACATGGTAGGGATGACATCACCATTGGCATCTACTCAACAGGAGGTCATAGTTCACACTTCAATCCTGCACACCCATCTTACCAAATCATTTGTCGAGGAAGCTAAAGTGGAGATGGAAGATCCCACATCACTGCTCAATGACGTCGGCTACTACTTACGTATGATGGCAAAGCAACCCCAGGCTGCAGTACCTATCTTTGAGACTGCCTTACACATTGCTGAGGTTCTCCTGACTTTGAAACCTGAAAGAGAACACCACAGGAAACTTTCAGAAG CCCATTACAATCTTGGCAGTGCCTATTTTGATGTTTCCAGAGTTAAGGATGCTTTGAGAGAGCAAGAGAAGGGCAAAGAACTTCTGAGATTATCAG GTGTGTATGATATTAGTCAAGATGAAAAAGACCTGTTTACTGCAATCCAGAACCAAGATGAAGACAACATCCTTGAACTGCTGCCAGGCATTATAAACATTAATGCTGTCTCAGCAGAAGGTCTGACATTCCTTCATCAAGCTGCTATTTACAATGTTTCATCCTTTATCAGACATGTACAAAACTATCATAACATTTCATTGTTAATTGGCAGTGTTGTGGAATGTAAAGAGAGCGAGTTCTTTAATATGAAAGCAATCGATATTTCGAGGAAGTCGTTTAGTGAGAAGCTACAGGTAGCAATACAAATTGAAGAAAGTTTTAGTGAGTTACACAAAGTTGCTAGACAAGGGGGTGTAGAGAAGCTTAGAGAGTTAGTGCAAAATATGGGAAATGTTGATGTGCTAGCACACTGTGatctgacaccactacatgtagcATGTGGAGTTGGATCTTTAGGTATTGTCAAATTGTTGATTCAGAAAGGAGCAGATGTCAGACGTGAGACGTCAGATGCAGTTACAGTCTTACAGAAAGCTGTGATGTATAACCATGTAGAGGTGGTTGAGTACCTGCTATCAAGGTCAGAGGTTAGGGAATTAATACGCCATCAGGATCAAAAGCTCAATACTGTACTACATATTGCAGTGAAGCTAAATAAGGGGTCCCAATTGGTCCAATTACTCGTAGATGAGGGGGCCTGCATCAATGCTCCAAATGCTAAAGGGTACAcacctgtacatgtagctgtaaaaTCTCACAGAGTCGAAAATCTCAAAGTTCTGCTACAAAATAATCCAGACATCCAAACCAGGGATGGGAAGCACTGGCAGGCAATACATTACGCTGCAGAGTCTGGTCATGTTGACATCATCAAAGTTCTACTGAACCATGCTTCTAGACACCACAGAGTAGAGGAGATAGCAAATGCCAACTGTGTATTAGATTGCAGTGATTCTGTGTGTCTTGTGAAAGGGAAACAAAATAGTAAGGAAGTTTGGCACTATGTCCGTGTAGATGTCAGCAAACAACCTCTCTTCTTTAATTCATGGAAGAGAAAAACTCCCCTCGATGTAGCTGACTTTGGAAAAGTGTTGAAATCCGGATGGGGTTCTAATCCAGGACCAGGAGTATTTCAGTCTATTAAGAAGGAATATGAGGAAGGAGATTTAGATAAGATAAAACAAGTAACACCACTCCATTTAGCAGCAAGAAATGCTCACATTGAAGCCATAAAAGTGCTAGTCAGGGAGGGAGGGGCTTTAGTCTCTGCAGAGGATGATCGACAGCAAACACCTGTACACATGGCAGTTTTGTCAGGAAAGCTTAGTGCTGTTAAAACACTAGTTGAAGATTTAGGGGCTGATCCAAATACTGAAGATAGTGAAGGTAATACACCAGAGTATCTTGCTAAGTTCAACCAACTTGATGACATAGAATGTTGGTTTCGTGAATATAAAGCTAGACAAAGTACATCTCCAGATGAATCTTCTGagcatggaggtaggaaggactgTTCTCAGCAAGGGGAAACTGACGTGAAAGCTGTCTATGAAGGTGCTGCATCAGTGCCTACAACAAATAAAGATACTAAGATAGATCTCTCTAATAATACTCCATGCAGTGAAAGTGAAACTTGTGACATCTATACTTGTGATCAGGACCATAATGATACAGAAAAGTGTGTCACTAAAGGAAGCCAGGGGGAGTTGAATGTTATTTATAGTACCTGTTATGAGGAGGCCATTGCAAGTACATCAGAAGAAATGGTTGGtcaaatgaataaattagtAGAGAATAAGTTTCCACCTTTCaaattttttcatgtttga